The Pseudomonadota bacterium genomic sequence GGACTCTGCCGGATTTCTCACACTCTTATTTGTAGTTTGGTCGATCACTGTGCGAGGCTGGTCACTGTGTATCATTCAATATGCGTGGAGTCAATGATTCGAGCTCCACATATTTGCCATACCGCCACTAAACATCGGTATTACTGGTCGTGGTGGGGCGAACCATCGTGACCAGGGTTGCCCGGCCGATGGCCGGCAAGCCGGGTTTTTGGCGGCAGCGCAAGTTGCTGTGAGGTTATTGGAGATGAGCCGCGAGCTGCTGCTGCTGCGTCACGCCAAATCGGACTGGGATGCGCTGACCGAGCGCGATGCCGATCGAGTACTTTCCAAACGGGGTCGCCGGGACGCACCCCTGGTAGGCGAGTGGCTCGCTAACGAGGGGTTGATACCGGAGGTTGTCGTCTGTTCGCCGGCGGTGCGCACACGCCAGACGTTGACCGCCGTGCTCGAACGCCTGGATATGGCGGATTTCCCGGTGGCGTTCGATAGACGCATCTACGAGGCGAGTCTGTCGTCGCTGCTGCAGGTGCTGGTGGATTATCCAAACACGGTGCGGCGCACATTGCTGGTGGGACACAATCCCGGTGTCGATGATCTGGTGATGTATCTTGCCTCCAGTCCGCCACCCCTCACCCGGAGCGGCAAGTTGATGACCACTGCCGCGCTGGCGCGTATCGAGCTACCGGATGATTGGTCACGCCTTTCTCAAGGTTGTGGAAGCGTGGTGTGTTTGATGAGGCCCAAGGAGTTGATCTCCGCGCGCGGGCATTGACATCGATCTCGATGGCCACCTAAGTTGTCGCGACAACCCTTGTCGGCGTGTGCTCATGTCGTTCACTTTTGACACCAATCCGGGTCCTGCAATCCATCGTGCTGCAAAGCGTCCGAAGCAGGCGTTGGGTTCACAGCTGAAATCCGTTGATACCACTCCCGAGCGGTTTTCAGTGCTGACGCACTTGTGGGAGGCGCATGGTCTGACCCGGCGTCAACCGGCCGGACGGCTGCAGAAAGACAAAGCCAACGGCACGCGCATCCTTGATCGCCTCGCAGTGAAGGGGTTGAAAGAGCGCAGTGCCGACCCCGATGACCGGTGCACGTTGCGCATCGTTTTGGCGGGCGCGGGGCGTGCCGCCGAAAAGGTATCGCGCGCGCGGGTGGTGGAGTTGCGTGTCCGCGCCTACGCCCGCTTGTCCCTCGCGGAGCCCGAACGGCTGATCGCGGCGCTCAACCGTGGCACAGCCAATCTTTGCGCTCCGCTGGACGCGGCGGCCGTGGGCAGGGGGCGCGAATGATGGCAGTACCGAGCGATATCAAAATTCGTCACCACTGGAAACCTGGCGACGTCGGTTACATCACCTATCTGCACGGTGTGCTTTATGGACGGGAACAGGGCTGGGATCACACCTTCGACGCCTACGTGGCCGGGCCATTGTCGGATTTCGCGCTGAGCTATCAACCGGATCGTGAGCGGCTATGGATCGTCGAAGCGAATGAGAAAATCGCTGGTTGCATTGCCATCGTCGCCGCTTCGCCCGCCGCCGCGCAATTGCGGTGGTTCCTGCTCCATCCCGATCTGCGCGGGCAGGGATTGGGTAAGCGACTGATTGAACAGGCCATCGATTTCTGCCGTGCCAAGAGGTATGGCACTGTTTTCCTGTGGACGGTCGATGCCCTGCCTGTGGCAACCCACCTGTACCGCACGGCCGGGTTTCGGATCACCGAGCACAAACGCAGTGCGCTTTGGGGCAGCATGGTCAATGAACAGCGTTACGAGCTGAATCTGCGGTAGCACGGATGAGTTCAGTGTCCTCATGAGCGCCCGCGGCGAAGTTCCCGTCTCTCCGCCGGCGTGCCTTGGTCGCCTATGGCGAAGCGCTGCGGCTTGGGTACGATCTCGGGTGCGGGGACCCCGGTGCAGGTGGGAGAGGTCGTTGTCAGTGCAGAGGTTTATGTGCCTCTAGCGTTCCAGCTTGCCGGGTTTGCGTATTGGGTGCTGTGACTGCATCGGTGCAACTGGGCGCACAGGCGCGTGATTGGCAGTATAGATACGCTCGGCCTACATGTGGATGCCGCCATCGACCTCCAGGATACGGCCGGTCACGTAGTCGTTCTCAATGATGAAAGCTGCGGTTGCCGCCAGTTCGCTCAACACGCCGGGGCGGCCCAGCGGAATCGCCTGGTTGAGTCGGGCGAGCGCCTCGGGCTTCATGTTGAGCACCATTTCGGTCGCGAATACCCCTGGTGCGATTCCCGCGACACGAATCCCGTAGCGTGCCAGTTCTCGCGCCCAGCATACGACCAGGGCGGCGACGCCGGCCTTGCTGGCGGCGTAATTGCTTTGACCGATATTGCCGGCCCGCGCCACACTCGAGATGTTGATGATCACACCGCCCGCGCCGTGCTCGATCATCGCCGCCGCCGCCTCGCGCCCGCACAAGAACGTGCCGGTCAGGTTGACGTCGATCACCGCTTGCCACTGGTCCAAGGAAAGTTTTTTCTCGACGCGACCCTCCTTCGCCTTGACCAGCAGCCCGTCACGCAGGATTCCGGCGTTGTTGATCAATCCGGCGATGGCGCCGAAATCGGTG encodes the following:
- a CDS encoding histidine phosphatase family protein: MSRELLLLRHAKSDWDALTERDADRVLSKRGRRDAPLVGEWLANEGLIPEVVVCSPAVRTRQTLTAVLERLDMADFPVAFDRRIYEASLSSLLQVLVDYPNTVRRTLLVGHNPGVDDLVMYLASSPPPLTRSGKLMTTAALARIELPDDWSRLSQGCGSVVCLMRPKELISARGH
- a CDS encoding MarR family transcriptional regulator, which gives rise to MSFTFDTNPGPAIHRAAKRPKQALGSQLKSVDTTPERFSVLTHLWEAHGLTRRQPAGRLQKDKANGTRILDRLAVKGLKERSADPDDRCTLRIVLAGAGRAAEKVSRARVVELRVRAYARLSLAEPERLIAALNRGTANLCAPLDAAAVGRGRE
- a CDS encoding N-acetyltransferase codes for the protein MMAVPSDIKIRHHWKPGDVGYITYLHGVLYGREQGWDHTFDAYVAGPLSDFALSYQPDRERLWIVEANEKIAGCIAIVAASPAAAQLRWFLLHPDLRGQGLGKRLIEQAIDFCRAKRYGTVFLWTVDALPVATHLYRTAGFRITEHKRSALWGSMVNEQRYELNLR
- a CDS encoding SDR family NAD(P)-dependent oxidoreductase, yielding MEIAERCFVVTGAGRGIGRAMAEELARRGAGLALIDMSDATLEEATNTCRSLGGKAKSYRANVADEPQVVETFAAIRTDFGAIAGLINNAGILRDGLLVKAKEGRVEKKLSLDQWQAVIDVNLTGTFLCGREAAAAMIEHGAGGVIINISSVARAGNIGQSNYAASKAGVAALVVCWARELARYGIRVAGIAPGVFATEMVLNMKPEALARLNQAIPLGRPGVLSELAATAAFIIENDYVTGRILEVDGGIHM